One window from the genome of Salisaeta longa DSM 21114 encodes:
- a CDS encoding class I SAM-dependent methyltransferase: MDYDPIKDRMGRFVARHPLLQRLFYGVLNMLFLRAWYVRRDVRRLLQRYPVTEPVRVLDAGTGFGQYAYFVAKNFPNAHVDAVDVKDIYLQRARAFVEKTPVGPQIDFRHDDLTDLQAEGPYDLIMSVDVMEHIADDRAVFGHFARVLRPGGHVIINTPSDQGGSDVQSENDESFIGEHVRDGYNLEALEDKLRAAGLAPVVSRYTYGPYGATAWRWLIKRPMQWLGATWASLVVLPLYYIVALPIGLWLNARDVAHENETGTGVIVIAQKPKN, from the coding sequence ATGGATTACGATCCGATTAAAGATCGCATGGGGCGCTTTGTGGCGCGGCACCCGCTGTTGCAACGCCTCTTCTACGGGGTGCTCAACATGCTTTTCCTGCGTGCGTGGTACGTGCGCCGCGATGTGCGTCGCCTGTTGCAGCGCTATCCGGTAACCGAACCTGTGCGCGTGCTGGATGCAGGCACGGGCTTCGGACAGTATGCCTACTTCGTGGCGAAAAACTTCCCCAATGCGCACGTTGATGCGGTGGACGTCAAAGACATCTACCTGCAGCGCGCCCGGGCCTTTGTCGAGAAAACCCCGGTGGGGCCGCAGATTGACTTTCGGCACGATGACCTGACCGATCTGCAGGCAGAAGGGCCGTACGACCTGATTATGTCGGTGGATGTGATGGAGCACATCGCCGATGACCGCGCCGTGTTTGGTCACTTTGCGCGCGTGCTACGGCCCGGCGGGCACGTCATCATCAACACGCCCTCCGATCAGGGCGGCTCCGATGTGCAATCGGAAAATGACGAGAGCTTTATCGGGGAGCATGTGCGCGACGGGTACAACCTCGAAGCGCTCGAAGATAAGCTCCGCGCCGCAGGGTTAGCGCCGGTGGTGAGCCGGTACACGTACGGCCCGTACGGCGCAACGGCCTGGCGCTGGCTGATTAAACGGCCCATGCAGTGGCTTGGGGCCACATGGGCGTCGCTCGTTGTGTTGCCGCTCTACTACATCGTGGCCCTGCCGATAGGGCTGTGGCTCAACGCCCGCGACGTGGCGCACGAAAACGAGACAGGCACAGGCGTAATCGTAATCGCGCAGAAGCCCAAAAACTGA